From the genome of Streptococcus lutetiensis, one region includes:
- the rlmH gene encoding 23S rRNA (pseudouridine(1915)-N(3))-methyltransferase RlmH: protein MKVKIIAVGKLKEKYLKDGIAEYGKRMSRFAKFEIVELPDEKTPDNASEAQNHQIMEKEGDRILAKISERDYVIVLAIEGKQFPSEEFSKIIADANLRGYSDIVFVIGGSLGLADKVKKRANLKMSFGLLTLPHQLMRLVLAEQIYRAFMIQQGSPYHK, encoded by the coding sequence ATGAAAGTAAAAATTATTGCTGTTGGAAAATTAAAAGAAAAATACCTAAAAGATGGTATTGCAGAATACGGAAAACGCATGAGTCGCTTTGCCAAATTTGAAATTGTTGAGTTACCCGATGAAAAAACACCAGATAATGCGAGTGAGGCGCAAAATCATCAAATCATGGAAAAAGAGGGTGACCGTATTTTAGCTAAAATCTCTGAGCGAGATTATGTCATTGTTTTGGCTATTGAAGGTAAACAATTCCCATCAGAAGAATTTAGTAAGATTATCGCTGATGCAAATTTGAGAGGTTATTCGGACATTGTATTTGTCATTGGAGGTAGCCTAGGTTTAGCTGACAAGGTAAAAAAACGTGCAAATTTAAAAATGAGTTTTGGTTTACTAACTTTACCTCATCAGTTAATGCGCTTAGTTTTAGCTGAGCAAATTTATCGAGCTTTCATGATACAACAAGGAAGTCCTTATCATAAGTAA